One Lagenorhynchus albirostris chromosome 8, mLagAlb1.1, whole genome shotgun sequence genomic region harbors:
- the NEUROD6 gene encoding neurogenic differentiation factor 6, which produces MLTLPFDESVVMPESQMCRKFSRECEDQKQIKKPESFSKQIVLRGKSIKRAPGEETEKEEEEEDREEEDENGLPRRRGLRKKKTTKLRLERVKFRRQEANARERNRMHGLNDALDNLRKVVPCYSKTQKLSKIETLRLAKNYIWALSEILRIGKRPDLLTFVQNLCKGLSQPTTNLVAGCLQLNARSFLMGQGGEAAHHTRSPYSTFYPPYHSPELTPPPGHGTLDNSKSMKPYNYCSAYESFYESTSPECASPQFEGPLSPPPINYNGIFSLKQEETLDYGKNYNYGMHYCAVPPRGPLGQGAMFRLPTDSHFPYDLHLRSQSLTMQDELNAVFHN; this is translated from the coding sequence ATGTTAACACTACCGTTTGATGAGTCAGTTGTAATGCCAGAATCCCAGATGTGCAGAAAGTTTTCTAGAGAATGCGAGGACCAGAAGCAAATTAAGAAACCAGAAAGCTTTTCCAAACAGATTGTCCTTCGAGGAAAGAGCATCAAAAGGGCCCCTGgagaagagactgagaaagaagaagaggaggaagacaggGAAGAGGAAGATGAAAATGGGTTGCCCAGAAGGAGGggtcttaggaaaaaaaagacgACCAAGCTCCGACTGGAGAGGGTCAAGTTCAGGAGACAGGAAGCTAACGCGCGCGAGAGGAACAGGATGCACGGCCTCAACGACGCCCTGGACAATTTAAGAAAAGTGGTCCCCTGTTACTCTAAAACCCAAAAACTGTCCAAAATAGAAACTTTACGACTGGCCAAAAACTACATCTGGGCACTTTCTGAAATTCTGAGAATCGGCAAGAGACCTGATCTGCTCACGTTCGTCCAAAACTTATGCAAAGGTCTTTCCCAGCCAACTACAAACTTGGTGGCAGGCTGCTTGCAGCTGAACGCCAGGAGTTTCCTGATGGGTCAGGGTGGGGAGGCGGCACACCACACAAGGTCACCCTACTCTACCTTCTACCCGCCCTACCACAGCCCTGAGCTCACCCCTCCCCCGGGGCATGGAACTCTTGATAATTCCAAGTCCATGAAACCCTACAATTATTGCAGTGCGTATGAATCCTTCTATGAAAGCACTTCCCCTGAGTGTGCCAGCCCTCAGTTTGAGGGTCCCTTAAGTCCTCCCCCCATTAACTATAATGGGATATTTTCCCTGAAGCAAGAAGAAACCTTGGACTATGGCAAAAATTACAATTACGGCATGCATTACTGTGCAGTGCCACCCAGGGGTCCCCTTGGGCAGGGTGCCATGTTCAGGTTGCCCACCGACAGCCACTTCCCTTACGACTTACATCTGCGCAGCCAATCTCTCACCATGCAAGATGAATTAAATGCAGTTTTTCATAattaa